Proteins from a single region of Palaemon carinicauda isolate YSFRI2023 chromosome 1, ASM3689809v2, whole genome shotgun sequence:
- the LOC137642618 gene encoding uncharacterized protein, whose amino-acid sequence MPEQSYSINNKVVFMQNGWCGYRFLLILSLIVSIVTYTVGAIVTGVVFRAWNRRANCTDVWFDEHDIEVRNEAIFEYNTPLVVIGPSFMAVGGAILLFLIFQWSFCKPAIKR is encoded by the exons ATGCCTGAACAGAGTTACTCGATCAACAACAAGGTCGTCTTCATGCAGAATGGTTGGTGCGGCTACCGATTCCTCTTAATCTTGAGTCTCATCGTCAGCATCGTCACCTACACCGTTGGAGCCATAGTTACTGGTGTTGTCTTCCGAGCTTGGAACCGGCGAG CCAACTGCACTGATGTTTGGTTCGACGAACACGACATAGAAGTACGGAATGAAGCAATTTTTGAATACAACACACCTCTGGTGGTGATTGGACCTTCTTTCATGGCTGTAGGGGGAGCTATCCTCCTCTTTTTGATCTTTCAGTGGTCTTTCTGCAAGCCTGCTATCAAGCGTTAA